The proteins below are encoded in one region of Lactuca sativa cultivar Salinas chromosome 3, Lsat_Salinas_v11, whole genome shotgun sequence:
- the LOC111886511 gene encoding disease resistance protein RPP4-like, whose product MGCCVLLIEFDSFFRRETEVTEEFVNQISNRLELYLKRRIRHLIGMEDSIYTISSWLRRASYEAAEILTICGMPGIGKTTFAKQMYMPHYHEFERNSFVKGIGRRCAQQTCLLLDLQKHLLGDILKKRKIEENNAEFCTSKVEKALTRKKTLLTLLVLDDVDNFEQQNVLIGTKCFHPGSKIILTTKDGS is encoded by the coding sequence atggGCTGCTGTGTCTTGTTGATCGAATTTGATTCCTTTTTCAGAAGAGAGACGGAGGTCACTGAAGAATTCGTGAATCAAATTAGTAATAGACTGGAACTATACTTGAAAAGGAGAATCCGACACCTAATTGGGATGGAAGATTCTATTTATACCATCAGTTCTTGGTTAAGAAGAGCATCTTATGAAGCTGCTGAAATTCTCACAATATGTGGAATGCCTGGGATTGGAAAAACAACATTTGCTAAGCAGATGTATATGCCGCACTACcatgaatttgaaagaaatagCTTTGTTAAAGGCATAGGAAGAAGATGTGCACAACAGACATGTTTGCTACTAGATTTGCAAAAACACCTTCTTGGAGACATTctcaagaaaagaaagattgaagaaaatAATGCAGAATTTTGCACATCTAAGGTCGAAAAGGCATTGACTAGGAAAAAGACACTTTTGACACTTTTGGTGCTTGATGATGTTGATAACTTTGAGCAACAGAATGTGTTGATTGGAACAAAATGTTTTCATCCCGGAAGCAAGATTATATTAACAACCAAAGATGGGTCCTAA